The Nitrospira lenta genome contains a region encoding:
- a CDS encoding methyl-accepting chemotaxis protein — translation MSLQKIVTAIFAVTVLLLAGLCVAAVLMLQGQRTLEAAQVNRYESYLLADELRQGSDDLTRLARTYVITGNEKHEAEYFNILAVRNGVATRLDGQKVALRTLMQQAGFTEDEFRKLKEAEDNSNSLVTTETIAMNAVKGQFSDGQGGYTRKAAPDFEQARRIMFDDKYHQDKATIMAPVAEFVSMLDTRTKREVEEASAQSYEYLQSIIVMLMLLWVLQLASFLIIRHKVTKPVARLRDVTVQVAQGDLTIDISATSSRPSDEIGQLTQSFNKMVMDLRETLRQVAEMSHNVADASARISQSADHLARGAQEQTLQASGAAAAVQEMSKTISETSHNATETADAAKAAKAAAEKGGHGVNATIAGIRRISDVVNQSASTVQTLGRSSDQIGEIILVIDDIADQTNLLALNAAIEAARAGEQGRGFAVVADEVRKLAERTSKATKEIASMIKQIQGETSGAISAMDAGTKEMESGVELADLAGFALKEIVTNSQHVTDMIVQIALATEEQTVASGQIGMNMEVISRVIATTGEETQRIAGAASELDGLTVNLQTLIGRFKL, via the coding sequence ATGTCATTACAAAAGATAGTCACGGCCATTTTTGCGGTCACGGTATTACTGCTGGCCGGCCTATGCGTGGCGGCCGTGCTCATGTTGCAGGGCCAGCGTACCTTGGAGGCCGCTCAAGTGAACCGCTATGAGTCCTACCTGCTGGCCGATGAGCTCCGTCAAGGGTCGGATGATTTGACGCGCCTGGCACGCACCTATGTGATCACCGGCAACGAGAAGCACGAAGCGGAATACTTTAATATTCTGGCCGTCCGCAACGGCGTGGCGACTCGTCTGGACGGGCAGAAGGTGGCGTTGCGCACCTTGATGCAGCAGGCGGGATTCACCGAAGACGAGTTCCGCAAGCTGAAGGAAGCGGAAGACAATTCCAACTCGTTGGTGACGACCGAAACGATCGCCATGAATGCCGTCAAAGGACAGTTCAGCGATGGGCAAGGCGGGTATACGCGGAAGGCGGCGCCGGACTTCGAGCAGGCTCGCCGCATCATGTTCGACGACAAGTACCATCAGGATAAAGCGACGATCATGGCCCCGGTGGCCGAATTTGTGAGTATGCTCGATACGCGCACCAAGCGGGAGGTTGAGGAGGCCTCCGCGCAAAGCTATGAATATCTTCAGTCGATCATCGTCATGCTGATGTTGCTGTGGGTCTTGCAGTTGGCGTCTTTCCTGATCATCCGGCATAAGGTGACAAAGCCGGTCGCCCGGTTGCGCGATGTGACGGTGCAGGTGGCGCAGGGCGATCTCACCATCGACATCTCCGCAACCTCGTCGAGGCCGAGCGATGAAATCGGGCAGCTGACACAGTCGTTCAATAAAATGGTGATGGATTTGCGCGAAACCCTCCGTCAGGTGGCGGAGATGTCGCACAATGTGGCCGACGCCAGCGCCCGCATTTCGCAGAGCGCCGATCATTTGGCTCGCGGAGCCCAAGAGCAAACGCTACAGGCCAGCGGCGCCGCCGCGGCTGTGCAGGAAATGTCGAAGACGATATCGGAAACCTCGCACAACGCGACCGAGACGGCCGATGCGGCCAAGGCGGCGAAGGCTGCGGCGGAAAAAGGCGGTCACGGCGTCAATGCTACGATCGCCGGCATCCGGCGCATCTCCGATGTCGTGAACCAGTCGGCCAGTACGGTGCAGACCTTGGGCCGGTCCAGCGATCAAATCGGCGAAATTATCCTTGTGATCGACGATATCGCGGATCAGACGAACCTGCTGGCTCTCAACGCGGCGATTGAAGCCGCGCGAGCAGGAGAGCAGGGGCGCGGGTTCGCGGTCGTGGCTGATGAGGTTCGGAAGCTGGCTGAGCGGACGTCCAAAGCGACGAAAGAAATTGCGTCCATGATTAAGCAGATTCAGGGGGAGACTTCCGGCGCGATTAGCGCGATGGACGCCGGGACCAAGGAAATGGAGAGCGGCGTGGAGTTGGCCGATCTGGCGGGTTTCGCACTGAAGGAGATCGTGACAAATTCGCAACATGTGACCGACATGATTGTGCAGATTGCCCTGGCGACGGAAGAGCAGACGGTGGCCAGCGGGCAGATCGGGATGAACATGGAGGTGATCTCGCGCGTGATCGCCACCACGGGGGAAGAAACACAGCGGATCGCCGGCGCGGCCAGCGAATTGGATGGCCTCACGGTCAATCTCCAGACCCTCATCGGGCGCTTCAAGCTCTGA
- the ureA gene encoding urease subunit gamma, with amino-acid sequence MHLTPREQEKLLIYVAANLAKERKARGLKLNHPEAMAYITAAILEGIRDGRAVSDLMSYGATLLKKSDVMSGVAEMIPELQVEGTFPDGTKLVTVHEPIR; translated from the coding sequence ATGCATCTGACGCCGAGAGAACAAGAAAAGCTCCTGATTTATGTCGCGGCCAATCTGGCGAAGGAGCGGAAGGCGCGCGGGTTGAAGTTGAATCACCCGGAAGCGATGGCCTACATCACCGCGGCGATTCTAGAAGGGATTCGCGACGGCCGCGCGGTGTCGGATTTGATGAGCTATGGCGCGACGCTGTTGAAGAAAAGCGACGTCATGTCCGGCGTGGCGGAGATGATTCCCGAGCTTCAAGTAGAGGGCACATTTCCGGATGGGACAAAACTCGTGACCGTTCACGAACCGATTCGATAG
- a CDS encoding urease accessory protein UreD, which produces MSAHDPVLDAVGRRGALSYVFERQGPRTVLTQSSCSSPWHYFPPSFLDDSGCAYTWLVNPSGGLVGGDHVTVAARLEADTHVLMTSPSATRVYRSEGEPAVQEIRVTAGAGARLEWLPEVTIPFAGSRFRQSIHVELAPGATVVLWDAMASGRVARAERWAFASYENEIVIRMASGRSVVERLSVTPDSVGGLVKSWDYVGSLFVIGDAVGPERLAALEDELVELCGQQPEQLLGGVSKPAVPGLVVKVVARSAPALTAFVEAAWSHLRLILWDLPAPLLRRY; this is translated from the coding sequence ATGAGTGCACATGATCCGGTTCTGGATGCTGTTGGACGGCGGGGTGCGCTGAGTTATGTGTTTGAGCGGCAGGGGCCGCGTACGGTCCTTACCCAGTCGTCCTGTTCAAGCCCGTGGCACTACTTTCCTCCTTCCTTCCTCGATGACAGCGGGTGCGCCTACACCTGGCTGGTGAATCCGTCCGGCGGTCTGGTCGGCGGCGATCATGTGACGGTGGCGGCGCGACTGGAGGCAGATACGCATGTGTTGATGACGAGTCCCTCGGCTACTCGGGTGTACCGGAGCGAAGGCGAGCCGGCCGTGCAAGAGATCCGTGTGACGGCCGGTGCCGGTGCGCGGCTGGAATGGCTGCCGGAAGTGACGATTCCTTTTGCCGGTTCTCGATTTCGCCAATCGATCCATGTCGAGCTGGCGCCGGGAGCGACGGTGGTGCTGTGGGATGCGATGGCTTCCGGGCGCGTGGCAAGAGCGGAGCGGTGGGCATTTGCAAGCTATGAGAATGAGATTGTCATTCGGATGGCTTCCGGACGCTCGGTCGTCGAGCGGCTGTCGGTGACGCCCGATTCCGTCGGCGGCCTGGTGAAGAGCTGGGACTATGTCGGGTCGCTCTTTGTGATCGGGGATGCGGTCGGGCCGGAGAGACTGGCCGCGTTGGAGGATGAACTGGTTGAATTGTGTGGGCAGCAGCCGGAGCAGTTACTCGGGGGAGTATCCAAGCCGGCTGTGCCTGGACTCGTGGTAAAAGTCGTGGCGCGATCGGCCCCGGCCCTCACCGCATTTGTAGAAGCCGCTTGGAGCCATCTGCGGCTGATCCTTTGGGATCTGCCCGCTCCGTTGTTGCGGCGGTATTGA
- the urtD gene encoding urea ABC transporter ATP-binding protein UrtD has translation MSDKGSIIYLEGVIVDYDGFKALNNLNFIVNYHELRVVIGPNGAGKTTLLDVICGKTKPVHGRVIFGKDVDLIGKREDEITKLGIGRKFQAPSIYSNLTVWENLDLSLKRDSKGVFVTLLSKSTPAERERIEATLETIGLQEHPHRRAGSLSHGQKQWLEIGMVILQDPALLLVDEPVAGMTDKETEQTGVLLQTLAEKHAVIVIEHDMEFVRQIARTVTVLHEGTVICEGTVDVIQANERVREIYLGRQKVGH, from the coding sequence ATGAGCGACAAAGGTTCCATCATTTATCTGGAAGGCGTCATTGTCGATTACGACGGATTCAAGGCGCTCAACAACCTGAACTTCATTGTTAATTATCACGAATTGCGCGTGGTCATCGGACCGAACGGCGCCGGGAAGACGACATTGCTGGACGTGATCTGCGGCAAAACGAAGCCGGTTCACGGACGCGTGATTTTCGGCAAGGATGTCGATCTGATTGGGAAGCGGGAAGATGAAATTACGAAGCTGGGGATCGGCCGCAAGTTCCAAGCGCCGTCGATCTACAGCAACCTGACGGTCTGGGAGAATCTGGATCTATCGTTGAAGCGGGACAGCAAAGGGGTGTTCGTCACGCTCCTGAGCAAATCAACCCCCGCTGAACGGGAGCGAATCGAGGCGACGCTGGAAACGATTGGGCTGCAGGAGCATCCGCACCGGCGGGCCGGCTCGCTCTCGCACGGGCAGAAACAGTGGCTGGAAATCGGCATGGTCATTTTGCAGGATCCGGCGCTGTTGCTTGTGGATGAACCGGTTGCCGGCATGACGGATAAAGAAACCGAGCAGACCGGAGTGTTGCTCCAGACGCTCGCGGAGAAACATGCGGTCATTGTCATTGAGCATGACATGGAATTCGTCAGGCAGATTGCCCGCACCGTCACGGTTCTGCATGAGGGGACGGTGATCTGCGAAGGCACGGTCGATGTCATCCAGGCGAATGAGCGGGTGCGGGAAATTTACCTTGGCCGTCAGAAGGTTGGACATTAG
- a CDS encoding urease accessory protein UreF — protein sequence MNTRSLLTGLRFVDSFFPSGGYAYSSGLEAAVQGGAVKTSDDLARFVTESLTAGIGEREAVAVGMAHRAFISGILEPAMTADHELDAMKLGYEGRMASRQMGRQVIRLAAEQNDRSLLIEDYQAAVEADETPGHIAVAMGLTLAAAGWSKTDSIAAFLYQVATGYVAAAMKLIPVGQREGQRLLDGWLEVIERVSRQAAEPCAMRSWSPVQDIYAMRHSRLESRLFRS from the coding sequence ATGAACACGCGATCACTGCTCACAGGTCTCCGCTTCGTCGATAGCTTCTTTCCGTCCGGAGGCTATGCCTATTCATCCGGCCTCGAGGCGGCGGTGCAGGGTGGGGCGGTCAAGACATCAGATGACCTTGCTCGCTTTGTCACGGAATCGTTGACGGCCGGGATCGGCGAGCGTGAAGCGGTGGCCGTGGGGATGGCGCATCGCGCATTCATTTCAGGAATCCTTGAACCGGCGATGACCGCCGATCATGAACTGGATGCGATGAAGCTTGGGTATGAAGGCCGAATGGCAAGCCGCCAGATGGGGCGGCAGGTGATTCGCTTGGCGGCGGAACAGAATGACAGGTCTCTATTGATCGAGGATTATCAGGCTGCGGTCGAGGCGGATGAGACGCCGGGACATATTGCCGTTGCTATGGGGCTCACGCTGGCGGCCGCCGGGTGGTCGAAAACTGATTCGATTGCCGCCTTTCTCTATCAAGTCGCGACGGGGTATGTCGCTGCCGCCATGAAGCTGATCCCGGTAGGGCAACGCGAAGGCCAACGGTTGCTGGACGGCTGGCTGGAAGTCATCGAACGTGTGAGCCGGCAGGCGGCGGAGCCATGCGCGATGCGCTCCTGGTCGCCGGTTCAGGATATCTATGCGATGCGGCATAGTCGATTGGAGTCGCGGTTGTTTCGGTCGTAA
- the urtE gene encoding urea ABC transporter ATP-binding subunit UrtE → MLQLQNINVYYGESHILREVSFTIEAGQVACLMGRNGVGKTTTLKAIMGLLPVRSGQIALNGMDITNEATDRRARKGLAYVPQGREIIPHLTVRENLQLGFWARATKGDSATEKTAFDEVYRLFPKLTQILERPGGVLSGGEQQQLAIGRAILSDPKVLLLDEPTEGIQPSVVDQIEDVIIGFKNSRRFAILLVEQGLHFAARLADAYVIMAKGAVVAAGKTSELSAEEVKRHLVV, encoded by the coding sequence ATGTTGCAGCTACAGAACATCAACGTCTATTACGGCGAGAGTCACATCTTGCGCGAAGTCTCGTTCACGATTGAGGCGGGGCAGGTTGCTTGTCTCATGGGACGCAACGGGGTGGGCAAGACCACCACGTTGAAGGCCATTATGGGATTGCTGCCGGTGCGGTCCGGGCAGATCGCGCTGAACGGGATGGATATTACGAACGAGGCGACAGACCGGCGGGCGAGGAAGGGACTGGCCTATGTCCCCCAAGGGCGTGAGATCATCCCGCATCTCACCGTGCGCGAGAATTTACAGCTCGGCTTCTGGGCGCGGGCCACGAAGGGCGATAGCGCGACGGAGAAAACGGCGTTCGATGAGGTGTATCGACTTTTTCCCAAGCTGACGCAAATTCTGGAGCGGCCGGGCGGCGTCTTGAGCGGCGGTGAGCAGCAGCAATTAGCAATCGGCCGGGCGATCCTCTCCGATCCTAAAGTTCTTTTGCTCGACGAACCGACTGAAGGGATTCAGCCCTCCGTCGTCGATCAGATCGAAGACGTGATAATCGGCTTCAAAAACTCCAGGCGTTTCGCTATTCTCCTGGTCGAACAGGGGCTGCACTTTGCCGCGCGGTTGGCCGACGCCTACGTCATCATGGCGAAAGGAGCGGTCGTGGCCGCCGGCAAGACGAGCGAATTGAGCGCCGAAGAGGTGAAGCGGCATCTGGTGGTATAG
- the ureB gene encoding urease subunit beta — protein sequence MVKKVSLQPAAVIPGEVILGEGDIIALNGRPLVELTVANTGDRPIQVGSHCHFFEANRALRFDREKAYGFRLQVPAGTAVRFEPGEDKRVTLVAFGGNRVVYGINGLVNGRLDDPNVKQQAIARAKESGFIGKGTGL from the coding sequence GTGGTGAAGAAAGTGTCTCTCCAGCCTGCCGCGGTGATTCCCGGTGAGGTCATCCTCGGCGAAGGCGACATCATTGCGCTCAACGGCCGGCCGCTTGTCGAGCTGACCGTCGCAAACACCGGTGACCGGCCGATTCAGGTGGGGTCGCACTGTCACTTCTTCGAAGCCAATCGGGCGTTGCGGTTCGATCGCGAGAAGGCGTATGGCTTCCGCTTGCAAGTGCCGGCCGGAACGGCGGTGCGATTTGAGCCGGGCGAAGACAAGCGCGTGACGTTGGTGGCATTCGGTGGCAATCGGGTGGTGTACGGGATCAATGGCCTGGTGAATGGCCGGCTGGATGATCCGAACGTAAAGCAACAGGCGATAGCCAGGGCCAAGGAGTCGGGCTTTATCGGGAAGGGGACGGGACTATGA
- the ureG gene encoding urease accessory protein UreG, whose translation MHREDEHFCGTGRVTAARARRIPVIGVGGPVGSGKTALVEALCLALRDRYSLAVVTNDIFTKEDAEFLTKRGALPQDRILGVETGGCPHTAIREDASHNQEALDDLLKRHPEVELMFVESGGDNLAATFSPELADKVIYVIDVAAGDKIPRKGGPGITRSDLLVINKIDLAPHVGADLTVMDRDSRKMRGELPFIFTNLKTGQGLNDVVAWIEPFIPGHSHHH comes from the coding sequence ATGCATCGGGAAGACGAGCATTTTTGTGGCACAGGACGAGTAACGGCGGCGCGGGCGCGGCGCATTCCGGTCATCGGTGTCGGCGGTCCGGTGGGATCCGGCAAGACGGCGTTGGTGGAGGCGCTCTGCCTGGCGCTGCGGGATCGCTATAGCCTCGCGGTGGTCACCAACGATATTTTCACGAAGGAAGACGCCGAGTTTCTCACCAAACGCGGTGCGCTCCCGCAAGACCGGATCCTCGGCGTTGAAACCGGCGGCTGTCCACACACGGCGATCCGCGAAGATGCCTCGCACAATCAGGAGGCGCTGGACGATTTGCTGAAGCGGCATCCCGAAGTCGAACTGATGTTTGTCGAGAGTGGCGGCGATAATCTGGCTGCGACCTTCAGCCCCGAACTGGCGGACAAAGTCATCTATGTCATCGATGTCGCTGCCGGAGACAAGATCCCGCGTAAAGGCGGTCCCGGCATCACACGTTCCGACCTGCTCGTGATCAATAAGATCGACCTCGCTCCGCATGTCGGCGCTGATCTTACTGTCATGGATCGCGACAGTCGTAAGATGCGCGGCGAGTTGCCGTTTATCTTCACCAACCTGAAGACCGGCCAGGGCCTCAATGATGTCGTCGCCTGGATCGAGCCGTTCATTCCAGGCCACTCCCACCATCATTGA
- the ureC gene encoding urease subunit alpha: MKLTRRQYNDLYGPTAGDRVRLADTELLIEITRDLTVPGEEAKFGGGKVIRDGMGQSPSATRAKGALDLVITNAIIIDWWGIVKADIGIRDGRIVGIGKAGNPDLMDGVTKGMEIGPGTEVLSAEGKIITAGGIDTHIHFICPQIITEAIANGLTTLIGGGTGPATGTNATTCTPGAWNLHRMLEAADGFPVNLGFLGKGNSSLPEGLREQIEAGAIGLKLHEDWGTTPAAISTCLDVAEDYDVQVAIHTDTLNEAGFVEDTIKAFKGRTIHSFHTEGAGGGHAPDIIKVCGEANVLPSSTNPTMPFTVNTMDEHLDMLMVCHHLNPRVPEDIAFAESRIRRETIAAEDILHDMGAISIMSSDSQAMGRVGEVIIRTWQTAHKMKVQRGHLSQTAAEKLSGSNDNFRVRRYVAKYTINPAIAHGIAHEVGSIEVGKLADLVLWKPAFFGVKPDIVLKGGFPMSAAMGDPNASIPTPQPVLTRPMFGSFGRAPFATSLTFLSKSAMEQEVHTKLGLQKRVATVKKCRGIGKRDMKLNDALPHIEVDPETYVVKADGQILTCDPLAVLPMAQRYFLF; encoded by the coding sequence ATGAAACTCACCCGACGCCAATACAACGATCTCTACGGGCCGACAGCCGGCGATCGCGTGCGTCTGGCGGATACGGAGCTCCTGATCGAAATCACCCGCGACCTGACGGTGCCAGGCGAAGAAGCCAAATTCGGCGGAGGCAAAGTCATCCGCGACGGCATGGGACAATCGCCTTCCGCCACTCGCGCCAAAGGCGCGCTCGATCTCGTCATCACCAATGCGATCATTATCGATTGGTGGGGGATCGTGAAGGCCGACATCGGGATTCGCGATGGCCGTATTGTCGGCATCGGCAAGGCGGGCAATCCCGATCTCATGGACGGAGTCACGAAGGGCATGGAAATCGGACCGGGGACTGAAGTCCTGTCCGCCGAGGGAAAGATCATCACGGCGGGGGGGATCGACACGCACATCCATTTCATCTGTCCGCAAATCATTACGGAAGCGATTGCGAACGGACTGACGACGTTGATCGGTGGAGGGACCGGTCCCGCGACGGGGACGAATGCGACGACCTGTACGCCGGGCGCGTGGAATCTGCATCGCATGCTGGAAGCGGCTGACGGGTTTCCGGTCAATCTCGGATTTTTAGGGAAAGGCAATTCGTCGTTGCCGGAGGGATTGCGGGAACAGATCGAAGCCGGCGCGATCGGCCTCAAGCTGCACGAAGATTGGGGGACGACACCGGCGGCGATTTCGACCTGTCTCGATGTCGCGGAAGACTATGACGTGCAGGTGGCGATCCATACCGACACGTTGAATGAAGCCGGGTTTGTCGAAGACACCATCAAGGCGTTCAAGGGGCGCACCATCCATTCCTTCCACACGGAAGGAGCGGGCGGAGGGCATGCGCCGGATATCATCAAAGTATGCGGCGAGGCCAATGTCCTGCCGTCGTCCACCAACCCGACGATGCCCTTCACCGTCAATACGATGGACGAGCATCTCGACATGCTCATGGTCTGTCACCATTTGAATCCGCGCGTGCCCGAGGATATTGCCTTCGCGGAGTCGCGCATCCGCCGCGAAACGATTGCCGCCGAAGATATTCTGCACGACATGGGTGCGATCAGCATCATGTCCTCCGATTCGCAGGCGATGGGGCGGGTGGGCGAAGTGATCATCCGCACCTGGCAGACGGCGCATAAGATGAAAGTGCAACGCGGGCATCTGTCGCAGACGGCGGCGGAGAAGCTGTCCGGCAGCAACGATAATTTCCGCGTGCGGCGGTATGTGGCCAAGTACACGATCAATCCCGCGATTGCGCACGGAATCGCGCATGAAGTCGGATCGATTGAAGTCGGGAAACTCGCCGACCTCGTGTTGTGGAAACCGGCCTTCTTCGGCGTCAAGCCTGACATCGTGTTGAAGGGCGGGTTCCCGATGTCGGCGGCGATGGGCGATCCGAACGCATCGATTCCGACGCCCCAGCCTGTCTTGACCAGGCCGATGTTCGGCAGCTTTGGCCGGGCGCCCTTTGCCACGAGTCTGACCTTTCTCTCGAAGTCAGCCATGGAGCAAGAGGTCCATACGAAACTTGGCTTGCAGAAGCGCGTGGCCACCGTGAAGAAATGCCGCGGGATCGGCAAGCGGGATATGAAGCTGAACGATGCGCTGCCGCATATTGAAGTCGATCCGGAAACGTATGTCGTGAAGGCCGACGGGCAAATCCTCACCTGTGATCCGCTCGCGGTGTTGCCCATGGCGCAGCGGTATTTCCTGTTTTGA
- a CDS encoding NAD+ synthase, translated as MRILRVAMAQMNPTVGDIAGNSRAIKRWIKEARKAKADVVAFPELAVTGYPPEDLLLKPRFVADNLRALDDIAKACIGVLAVVGHVGQGPAANGTFRQSVVAAGQHELTNAAALIGERGVLCRYSKWLLPNYGVFDESRYFHPGRTLPIITLRGATVGLTVCEDIWFPDGPTRLQAAAGADVIININASPFQIGKSRIREQMLATRARENGVIVTYTNTVGGQDELVFDGNSLVLDQTGAVVARAKSFQEDFLVADLNVDAVARHRMVQRRTKALSAKQAGAVERMTVRLPAAPKRTFVVSALEPLWDELDEVYAALVLGVRDYVRKNGFKKAVIGLSGGIDSAITAAIAVDALGADNVLGLFMPSPYTSQESGEDVAELARRLGIACDTIAITAMFDVYRHALSTAFAGRPVDVTEENLQARIRGNLLMAYSNKFGHLVLTTGNKSEMSVGYATLYGDMAGGFAVIKDVPKTMVYELSHLRNAAGKSPVIPKRVLDRAPTAELRPNQKDEDSLPPYPVLDPILKAYVEEDRSLEEIVAMGFDRAVAARVIGLVDRSEYKRRQAPIGIKITHRAFGKDRRMPITSGYRIS; from the coding sequence ATGCGTATACTTCGAGTGGCGATGGCTCAGATGAACCCTACGGTCGGCGATATTGCCGGGAATAGCCGTGCGATCAAGCGCTGGATCAAGGAGGCCCGGAAGGCCAAGGCCGATGTGGTCGCGTTTCCTGAGCTGGCGGTCACCGGGTATCCTCCTGAAGATTTGTTGCTGAAGCCGCGCTTTGTCGCGGACAATCTGCGGGCGTTGGACGACATCGCGAAAGCCTGTATCGGCGTGTTGGCGGTGGTCGGCCATGTCGGCCAGGGGCCGGCGGCCAACGGGACGTTCAGGCAGTCGGTGGTCGCCGCGGGACAGCATGAACTGACCAATGCCGCGGCGCTCATCGGCGAGCGCGGCGTGTTGTGCCGGTACAGCAAGTGGCTCCTGCCGAACTACGGGGTCTTCGACGAGAGCCGGTATTTTCATCCCGGGAGAACCCTGCCGATTATCACCCTTCGCGGCGCGACCGTCGGCCTCACGGTCTGCGAAGACATCTGGTTCCCGGACGGTCCGACGCGGTTGCAGGCCGCTGCCGGAGCGGATGTCATCATCAACATCAATGCGTCCCCCTTCCAGATCGGCAAGAGCCGGATTCGCGAACAGATGCTGGCCACGCGCGCCCGCGAGAACGGTGTGATTGTGACGTACACGAATACCGTAGGCGGGCAGGATGAACTGGTGTTTGACGGCAACAGTCTGGTCCTCGATCAGACCGGCGCGGTCGTTGCGCGGGCCAAATCATTCCAGGAAGATTTCCTGGTGGCGGATTTGAACGTCGATGCTGTGGCGCGTCACCGCATGGTGCAGCGGCGGACGAAGGCGCTGAGCGCCAAGCAGGCGGGTGCGGTCGAGCGGATGACGGTCCGGCTGCCCGCCGCGCCGAAACGCACGTTCGTCGTTTCTGCGCTGGAGCCGCTGTGGGATGAGCTGGACGAGGTATATGCCGCGTTGGTGCTCGGGGTGCGGGACTACGTGCGGAAAAACGGATTTAAGAAGGCTGTCATTGGATTGAGCGGCGGGATCGATTCGGCCATCACCGCTGCGATCGCGGTCGATGCGCTGGGCGCGGACAACGTGCTCGGTCTCTTCATGCCCTCGCCCTATACGTCACAGGAAAGCGGCGAGGATGTGGCGGAGTTGGCCCGGCGGCTGGGAATTGCCTGCGACACGATTGCGATCACCGCGATGTTCGACGTCTATCGCCACGCCCTCTCCACGGCGTTTGCCGGACGGCCTGTCGATGTCACGGAGGAGAATCTCCAGGCACGGATTCGAGGAAATCTGTTGATGGCCTACTCGAACAAGTTCGGCCATCTTGTATTGACCACCGGCAACAAGAGCGAGATGAGCGTGGGCTATGCGACACTCTATGGCGATATGGCCGGTGGGTTTGCCGTCATCAAGGATGTGCCGAAGACGATGGTCTATGAGCTGTCGCATCTGCGCAATGCGGCCGGCAAGTCGCCGGTGATTCCAAAGCGCGTTCTCGATCGCGCACCGACCGCCGAGTTGCGGCCAAATCAGAAAGACGAAGACAGTCTGCCGCCGTATCCCGTGTTGGATCCGATCCTCAAGGCGTATGTGGAGGAGGACCGATCGCTGGAGGAAATCGTTGCGATGGGATTCGATCGGGCCGTGGCGGCCAGAGTGATTGGTTTGGTGGATCGCAGCGAATACAAACGGCGACAGGCGCCGATCGGGATCAAGATTACGCATCGGGCGTTCGGGAAAGACCGGCGGATGCCGATCACGAGTGGGTACCGCATTTCTTAG